Proteins encoded within one genomic window of Rubripirellula tenax:
- the purN gene encoding phosphoribosylglycinamide formyltransferase — protein MPVAVFLSGGGRTLENLIVHRDQHGLPIDLRLVISSSAKVRGVEVARAAGIPTQVILKSQFPSDEAYCQAMFDPCRGAGATWVVMAGFLKHVLVPADFANRVINIHPSLLPAFGGPGMYGDRVHAAAIARGVQISGCTVHFVDNLYDNGPIILQKSCPVKPDDTPDSLAARVFDVECETLPAAIKKLAVDARTQSRSDDRR, from the coding sequence ATGCCAGTCGCCGTTTTCTTAAGCGGCGGCGGTCGAACACTGGAAAACTTGATCGTCCACCGTGACCAACACGGCTTGCCGATCGACCTTCGATTGGTGATTAGCAGCAGTGCCAAAGTCCGTGGTGTCGAGGTTGCTCGCGCGGCGGGCATCCCGACGCAAGTGATTTTGAAGAGTCAATTTCCGAGCGACGAAGCGTACTGCCAAGCGATGTTCGACCCGTGTCGCGGCGCCGGCGCGACGTGGGTGGTGATGGCGGGCTTCTTGAAGCATGTTTTGGTTCCGGCGGACTTTGCAAACCGTGTCATCAACATCCACCCGTCGTTGCTGCCCGCGTTTGGTGGTCCTGGAATGTATGGTGATCGGGTGCACGCTGCGGCGATCGCACGTGGCGTCCAAATCAGCGGTTGCACGGTCCACTTCGTCGATAACCTGTACGACAACGGCCCGATCATCTTGCAGAAATCGTGCCCCGTAAAACCCGACGACACGCCAGACTCGTTGGCCGCACGTGTCTTCGATGTCGAATGCGAAACGTTACCCGCCGCCATCAAAAAGCTAGCGGTCGATGCCCGCACCCAGTCGCGAAGCGACGACAGGCGATAG
- a CDS encoding alpha/beta hydrolase, with protein sequence MLTCVSSSALGGEPTEHTLIYKTVMVDGKEKELKIDWTRPADWKASDSRPAVVFFHGGGWTGGAPGQFAQHSVELAQRGIVCFRGQYRLLDKKSKDAPDICVADASDAFRYVRGRASEFGIDPDRMAAGGGSAGGHLAATLGMMDDEKSDVSRKPAALLLFNPVYDNGPGGWGTARVGDAYLKYSPAHNITADDPPSIVFLGTNDALIPVATAKKFQANCQAVGVANDLQLYEGQGHGFFNAKKGGSAEYYRDTMDKSIGFLAGLGWIEK encoded by the coding sequence ATGTTGACCTGCGTGAGTTCGTCGGCACTCGGTGGTGAACCGACCGAGCACACATTGATTTACAAGACCGTCATGGTCGACGGCAAGGAGAAGGAACTGAAGATTGACTGGACGCGGCCAGCCGATTGGAAGGCTTCCGATTCACGGCCCGCGGTTGTCTTCTTTCACGGCGGCGGTTGGACGGGCGGTGCACCGGGTCAGTTTGCGCAGCACAGTGTCGAGCTGGCCCAGCGAGGGATCGTTTGTTTTCGTGGCCAATATCGATTGCTAGACAAGAAGAGCAAAGACGCACCCGACATCTGTGTTGCCGATGCTTCCGACGCGTTTCGATATGTACGCGGGCGGGCATCCGAGTTCGGCATCGATCCCGATCGCATGGCGGCCGGTGGCGGATCGGCGGGCGGACACCTGGCGGCTACTCTAGGAATGATGGACGATGAAAAGTCAGACGTGTCACGAAAACCGGCGGCGTTGTTGCTGTTCAACCCGGTGTATGACAATGGACCGGGCGGATGGGGGACGGCGCGAGTCGGCGACGCATACCTGAAATACTCGCCCGCCCACAACATCACTGCGGACGACCCGCCATCCATCGTGTTTTTGGGAACCAACGACGCGTTGATCCCCGTCGCGACGGCAAAGAAGTTTCAAGCAAACTGCCAAGCCGTGGGCGTCGCCAACGACCTGCAACTGTATGAAGGTCAGGGCCACGGTTTCTTTAACGCCAAGAAGGGCGGTTCGGCCGAGTACTATCGTGACACGATGGACAAGTCGATCGGGTTTCTAGCGGGATTGGGCTGGATTGAAAAGTAG
- a CDS encoding serine/threonine-protein kinase — protein MLCDMMHPTNDDLKAFSTGQLPAVEIATLEDHIRECESCCETLLAMSDDDSFAVLLQRSSVDDEHRHGRDDLQNNPRYEIAELIARGGMGDVFKAKHRVMDRIVALKIIKPELMRRPEVIQRFHREVKTAAQLSHRNIVTAYDADQFGDVHFLVMEYVDGINLAQRVRRDGAMPVAQACDAIGQAAAGLQHAHDQGMVHRDIKPHNLMQTPDGSVKVLDFGLASLVSETMMASAEQGSTDSKLTSAGTLMGTPDFIAPEQAADARQADIRSDIYSLGATLHYLLVGRPPFDAGSVADRIKDHAETQPAVVSELRPDVPMGLSDVISRMMAKDPDDRFQTPCEVEAAILPFTQPTAARVGHGRRPPIKWIALAMAAFACLAAGVIYVKTDKGTLKIDALDDGVEVTISKAIDGDGHRYVKVLAVDTVTGTEVQRLRSGDYEVSLGEASSKFELTPTGFTLRRGKEVVVKVTRKTETASDPTKAEPEDIDEVLSMPIPSSALLTLTSEGRRLTPDQIAAMETKAQTEGPEQLESKLRLLGYYQSKNIMNKELRKPHANLMAELVDRYPESMSRTIAHMHASIDPVGYMQVKQVWLKQTKDHPKNATILGNAAAFFLLSERDEAEALFKRAKALAPEEAQYAEQLGNLYLLSQYGKSKKQTQKDAAAALVEFETAMKLSASDRNSRVYAAKAAYVAGNTAKATQYAEQLIATDDENSKHQGHTILGNLAIADGKTKIACEHLLASGRVTGAPNLNSFGPSMKLADALLRAGETKVVLEYLELCGKFWKNPQLDQWIATIKGGGAPDFGRSMNH, from the coding sequence ATGCTTTGCGACATGATGCACCCGACAAATGATGACTTGAAGGCGTTCTCGACGGGACAGTTGCCCGCGGTTGAAATCGCGACGCTGGAAGACCATATCCGCGAATGCGAGTCCTGTTGCGAAACCCTTTTGGCGATGTCGGACGACGACAGCTTCGCCGTCCTGTTGCAACGTTCAAGTGTGGATGACGAACATCGTCATGGACGTGACGATTTGCAAAACAATCCACGCTACGAAATCGCCGAACTGATCGCCCGCGGCGGCATGGGCGACGTCTTCAAGGCCAAGCATCGTGTGATGGATCGGATCGTCGCGCTCAAAATCATCAAGCCCGAACTGATGCGGCGCCCCGAAGTCATCCAACGGTTTCATCGCGAAGTCAAAACGGCGGCTCAACTTTCGCACCGTAACATCGTCACCGCCTACGATGCTGACCAGTTCGGCGACGTCCATTTTTTGGTGATGGAGTACGTCGATGGCATCAATTTGGCCCAACGGGTGCGGCGAGATGGAGCCATGCCGGTGGCCCAGGCATGCGACGCCATTGGGCAAGCCGCCGCCGGATTGCAGCACGCACACGATCAAGGCATGGTGCATCGAGACATCAAGCCACACAATTTGATGCAGACGCCCGATGGATCCGTCAAGGTTCTCGACTTCGGCCTGGCGTCGTTGGTATCGGAAACGATGATGGCATCCGCCGAGCAAGGCAGCACGGACTCGAAACTGACGTCAGCCGGCACGTTGATGGGGACACCCGATTTCATCGCGCCCGAACAAGCCGCCGATGCACGACAGGCCGACATTCGCAGCGACATCTACAGCCTTGGCGCAACCCTGCACTACCTGCTCGTCGGACGACCGCCCTTTGACGCCGGTTCGGTCGCCGACCGCATCAAAGATCACGCCGAAACACAACCCGCTGTCGTTTCCGAACTGCGTCCTGACGTACCGATGGGATTGTCGGATGTGATCAGCCGGATGATGGCGAAAGACCCCGACGACCGCTTCCAAACACCTTGCGAAGTCGAAGCAGCGATCCTTCCGTTCACTCAACCGACGGCCGCGCGAGTCGGGCACGGGCGACGTCCACCGATCAAGTGGATCGCGTTGGCGATGGCCGCATTCGCTTGTCTGGCGGCCGGCGTCATCTACGTCAAAACGGACAAAGGGACGTTGAAGATCGATGCGCTCGATGACGGTGTCGAAGTGACGATCTCGAAAGCCATCGATGGCGACGGCCATCGCTATGTCAAAGTCCTGGCCGTCGACACCGTGACGGGCACCGAGGTCCAGCGACTGCGATCGGGCGACTATGAAGTTTCGCTCGGCGAAGCCAGCAGCAAGTTCGAACTCACCCCCACCGGATTTACACTCCGCCGTGGCAAAGAAGTCGTTGTCAAGGTCACGCGAAAAACGGAAACCGCCTCTGATCCAACGAAAGCGGAACCCGAAGACATCGACGAAGTTCTTTCGATGCCGATTCCGTCTTCGGCGCTCCTCACCCTGACGAGCGAAGGACGCCGACTAACACCAGATCAGATTGCCGCGATGGAAACGAAAGCACAAACCGAAGGGCCCGAGCAACTCGAGTCCAAGCTTCGGTTGCTGGGCTATTACCAAAGCAAGAACATCATGAACAAAGAGCTTCGAAAGCCGCACGCCAATCTGATGGCCGAATTGGTCGATCGCTATCCCGAATCGATGAGCCGCACGATTGCTCACATGCATGCATCGATTGATCCCGTCGGTTACATGCAGGTGAAACAAGTCTGGTTGAAGCAGACCAAAGACCATCCTAAAAACGCCACGATCCTTGGCAACGCCGCTGCGTTCTTTCTGCTTTCCGAACGTGATGAAGCCGAGGCATTGTTCAAACGTGCCAAGGCACTCGCCCCGGAAGAGGCTCAGTATGCCGAGCAATTGGGTAACCTTTACTTGCTGAGTCAGTACGGCAAATCGAAAAAGCAAACGCAGAAAGACGCGGCGGCCGCTCTGGTCGAATTCGAAACGGCAATGAAGCTGAGTGCATCTGATCGAAATTCTCGAGTCTACGCGGCCAAAGCAGCCTACGTTGCCGGCAACACGGCCAAAGCGACTCAGTATGCTGAGCAACTGATCGCGACGGACGACGAAAACTCGAAACACCAGGGTCATACGATCCTGGGGAACTTGGCGATCGCCGATGGCAAGACCAAGATCGCCTGCGAGCATCTGCTTGCATCCGGACGCGTGACGGGGGCGCCGAATTTGAATTCCTTTGGTCCAAGTATGAAACTAGCCGACGCCCTCCTGCGTGCCGGCGAGACCAAAGTGGTGCTCGAATACTTGGAACTGTGCGGCAAGTTTTGGAAAAACCCACAACTGGATCAGTGGATCGCAACGATCAAGGGCGGTGGCGCCCCCGATTTCGGTCGCAGCATGAACCACTGA
- a CDS encoding response regulator transcription factor: protein MSKITVLIVEDYRPLAETLEYQLQRAGYEVFRAADGREAIRLAKLQLPDVIFLDVDLPILNGVDVCKQLRANPATKDTLILMLSALGEESDQVVGFAVGADDYVVKPVESYKVLLQRLKALLRRREPVVEDADQVSHHDVMIDRRRFVASIGDTQLKLTKSEFQLLETLIRQPGRAFGRAELVDAALGEDTMVLERTIDVHVRALRKKMGDAADLIETVRGVGYRFRE, encoded by the coding sequence ATGTCGAAAATTACAGTATTGATTGTCGAGGACTACCGACCGCTTGCGGAAACGTTGGAGTATCAACTTCAGCGAGCCGGATACGAGGTTTTCCGGGCCGCCGATGGACGCGAGGCGATCAGGCTGGCCAAGTTACAATTGCCCGACGTCATCTTCTTGGACGTCGACCTACCGATTCTCAACGGTGTCGACGTTTGCAAGCAGCTTCGCGCCAATCCAGCAACGAAAGACACATTGATCTTGATGCTCAGCGCGCTGGGCGAAGAGTCGGATCAAGTCGTCGGGTTCGCCGTCGGCGCCGATGACTATGTGGTCAAGCCAGTCGAGAGTTACAAGGTACTGTTGCAACGGCTCAAGGCACTGCTGCGTCGCCGCGAACCGGTTGTTGAAGATGCGGATCAAGTCAGCCACCACGATGTGATGATCGACCGCCGGCGCTTCGTCGCCAGCATCGGCGATACGCAATTGAAGCTGACCAAAAGCGAGTTTCAATTACTGGAAACGTTAATTCGGCAACCCGGACGGGCTTTCGGACGCGCCGAACTGGTCGACGCGGCCCTGGGCGAAGACACGATGGTGCTGGAACGAACGATCGATGTCCACGTTCGAGCACTGCGAAAGAAGATGGGCGATGCAGCCGATTTGATCGAAACGGTTCGGGGTGTCGGATACCGTTTCCGCGAGTAA
- a CDS encoding sensor histidine kinase, translating to MIVRSNVERARPGRLASPSRFDCVLAPSSPTPPYDDLTDSAPVSSSFLVAVPAVVGAAVGWASGSVGWTLFAAVTAMALGDRWSKNRAANQSIRIRNAVAAARENADDWQRRWTKLHQEAEQTASALQMMRDGVILLSHCGNILLINPSARRLLAVSRHESLDGRVLTEIVRIPDLARSIQSASAGEGTQKFMVEIGDEETLRPIKVRVDPIDGGPAMQFLVSLRDETETNRVDEMRREFVANISHELKTPLAAIKGYAETVELAIEDDPSAAKHFMSQIHIQCLRLERLIADMMKLARAQAGRSQLSISVIHLADVIDESLRSNRPVAEANGIRLHFDPSQSASVMSDREATLTIVNNLIGNAIRYTSSGGNVNVSIGDAGRFIALVVKDDGVGIPPGEQKRIFERFYRVETSRIARDDGTSALPEGTGIGLSIVKNLVHALRGEVRVSSRPGEGAQFEVLLPKCVEEKSPTHGSSRAKN from the coding sequence ATGATTGTACGGTCAAACGTCGAACGCGCCCGCCCCGGTCGACTCGCTTCCCCATCCCGGTTCGATTGCGTGCTTGCACCGTCTTCTCCAACACCGCCTTACGACGATTTGACCGATTCGGCGCCCGTCTCGTCGAGTTTTCTGGTGGCGGTTCCGGCCGTTGTCGGCGCCGCAGTCGGATGGGCATCGGGGTCGGTCGGGTGGACGTTGTTCGCCGCCGTCACCGCCATGGCTTTGGGCGACCGGTGGTCCAAGAACCGCGCGGCCAACCAATCGATTCGCATTCGAAACGCCGTCGCGGCCGCTCGTGAAAATGCGGACGATTGGCAACGACGCTGGACGAAGCTGCACCAGGAAGCGGAACAGACGGCATCGGCGCTGCAGATGATGCGTGACGGCGTGATCCTGCTGTCTCACTGCGGCAATATCCTTCTCATCAATCCGTCGGCACGTCGCTTGTTGGCCGTTTCCAGACACGAGTCGCTCGACGGACGTGTATTGACCGAAATCGTTCGCATCCCCGATCTGGCTCGCAGCATTCAGTCGGCATCCGCCGGCGAGGGGACACAGAAATTCATGGTCGAGATCGGTGATGAAGAGACGCTGCGGCCGATCAAGGTTCGCGTCGACCCCATCGACGGGGGCCCCGCGATGCAGTTCCTGGTTTCGCTGCGCGACGAAACCGAAACCAACCGAGTCGACGAAATGCGCCGCGAATTCGTGGCCAACATCTCTCACGAATTGAAAACGCCGCTGGCCGCGATCAAGGGTTATGCCGAAACGGTCGAATTGGCAATCGAAGACGACCCGTCGGCCGCCAAACACTTCATGAGCCAGATCCACATCCAGTGCTTGCGTTTGGAACGCTTGATCGCCGACATGATGAAGTTGGCGCGAGCCCAAGCGGGTCGTTCGCAATTGTCGATTTCAGTCATCCATTTGGCCGACGTGATTGACGAGTCCTTGCGTTCGAATCGACCGGTCGCCGAAGCCAACGGGATCCGGCTGCACTTTGACCCGTCGCAGTCCGCAAGTGTGATGAGTGATCGCGAAGCAACATTGACGATCGTAAACAACCTGATCGGCAACGCGATCCGGTACACATCGTCCGGCGGAAACGTAAACGTCAGTATCGGTGACGCCGGCCGATTCATCGCCTTGGTCGTCAAAGACGATGGCGTGGGCATTCCGCCGGGCGAACAAAAAAGAATCTTCGAGCGTTTCTATCGCGTCGAAACATCGCGAATCGCGCGCGACGATGGGACCAGCGCCTTGCCCGAAGGCACCGGCATTGGCCTATCGATTGTCAAAAACTTGGTACACGCGCTGCGGGGCGAAGTCAGGGTCAGCAGCCGACCCGGCGAAGGCGCTCAGTTCGAGGTCCTTTTGCCGAAGTGTGTTGAGGAAAAGTCGCCAACGCACGGGTCGTCGCGTGCCAAGAATTAA
- a CDS encoding Rrf2 family transcriptional regulator codes for MLSKTAEYALRAVACMGSQVDQSLSADVLAEKTKVPRRYLTRVLQDLAAAGLVRSRPGPGGGYELDRPIGQLTILDVVNAVSPLQRIRSCPLGLKSHKKLCPLHAELDRSYAATEAAFKGVTIESLLGSTSSIVPLCES; via the coding sequence ATGCTTTCAAAAACTGCCGAATATGCCCTGCGAGCGGTGGCCTGCATGGGATCTCAAGTTGATCAGTCTCTCTCGGCCGACGTTTTGGCAGAGAAGACAAAGGTTCCCCGTCGATATCTGACGCGCGTGCTGCAAGACTTGGCAGCCGCCGGGCTGGTTCGGTCGCGGCCGGGCCCCGGGGGCGGCTACGAGCTCGATCGACCAATCGGCCAGCTCACGATCCTTGACGTCGTCAACGCGGTGTCGCCGTTGCAACGCATTCGATCGTGTCCGTTGGGGTTGAAATCTCACAAGAAGCTGTGCCCGTTGCATGCGGAATTGGACCGTTCGTATGCGGCGACCGAAGCGGCGTTCAAAGGTGTCACGATCGAATCGCTGCTGGGATCGACCAGCTCGATCGTTCCACTTTGCGAATCCTGA
- the ileS gene encoding isoleucine--tRNA ligase, whose product MATPLRAPAGSPNFPALEQDVLKFWDEHDIYAQSLAARASCPSFVFYEGPPTANGMPHPGHCLTRSIKDVFPRYKTMKGFRCERKAGWDTHGLPVEVEVGKEMGIHSKEDIEAYGEEPFIQKCQQSVWRYMQQWQTLTRRLGFWVDLEDAYVTYHQSYVESVWWSLKNLFDRGLLYQGHKIVWWWAQGGTALSAGEVGQGYREVADPSVYVLFRLYDDAGKPTNRSLVVWTTTPWTLPSNMYAAVHPTDVDYSVVRDSETGEELVLATKLVETVAGKLKRELEVVESLSGASLIGRRYQPPFDDYVTATGDPTGKLAVGGDTEHKYWRVVAADFVTTESGSGIVHQAPAFGEVDHEVLVSERSRFVQSDAPELLCAVGPDGKFTDEFLPMKGTWVKDADKPIIRLLKESSLLLMQEQYLHEYPFCWRASEDPLIQYPRRSWFIQTTKFRDLMLKNNSKIGWQPEHIRDGRFGNFLESNVDWALSRERYWGTPLPIWVCQATGQAEAIDSYDQLLAKPGVTGTEVWDAAKAANPELVDDLRVHKPYIDAVTYDSPFEKGARMKRVTEVIDCWYDSGAMPFAQWGWPHKNDEKFRDQFPADFISEALDQTRGWFYSQLAISTMLFGEGAAISDSKALDAETRTTTPTLAGFDTDYPIPFRNCIVLGLMLGEDGKKMSKKDKNFREPAEIFDKYGADALRWFFFSKQTPWTAIQYKEQAIKDSIPEFLLRTWNTFSFLTIYAEIDGFDPTTAVGADDQLSPASLASAPTYRDASKRSEIDRWILSELNQTIATVTDKMDALDNYNACKAITALVDGLSNWYVRRSRDRFWAKETDSQDKADAYWTLYETLLELAKLVAPFVPFLSETLWQNLTAPFGDRVKKSVHLCDYPVADASRIDANLSASMTLLREIASMGRAARAEAKLKVRLPLSRVEVVLTNDARIAWLQNHDELVREELNVKSVEYTTEGDQYVQYTVVPNFKRLGPKVGKQIPAVKAALAKADGNEFLQQLSSQGFVTLSLPGGDVKLDSDDIEVRLQAREGWAAAQGTQCVVVLNTEVTDELRREGVAKDLIRTIQSQRKVIACEYTDRIRVGVVTDEDEVTAAIAEHGEMIRSETLADALAIGAIDAVTPVETESGNVYVCKVTA is encoded by the coding sequence ATGGCCACCCCTCTTCGTGCCCCCGCCGGCAGCCCGAACTTTCCCGCGCTCGAGCAAGATGTCCTGAAGTTCTGGGACGAGCACGATATTTACGCCCAGTCGCTGGCCGCTCGCGCGAGCTGTCCGTCGTTCGTCTTCTATGAAGGTCCCCCGACCGCCAACGGCATGCCGCACCCCGGGCACTGTTTGACCCGCAGCATCAAGGACGTCTTCCCCCGCTACAAAACGATGAAGGGATTCCGTTGCGAGCGTAAAGCGGGCTGGGACACCCACGGTTTGCCGGTCGAAGTCGAAGTCGGCAAGGAAATGGGCATCCACAGCAAGGAAGACATCGAGGCCTACGGTGAAGAACCGTTCATCCAAAAATGCCAACAAAGCGTTTGGCGTTACATGCAACAGTGGCAAACGCTGACCCGCCGACTCGGGTTCTGGGTCGACCTGGAAGACGCCTACGTTACCTATCACCAGAGTTATGTCGAGTCGGTGTGGTGGAGTCTGAAGAATCTGTTCGACCGAGGACTGCTTTACCAAGGACACAAAATCGTATGGTGGTGGGCCCAAGGTGGGACGGCGCTGTCGGCCGGCGAAGTCGGCCAGGGCTACCGTGAAGTCGCGGACCCGAGTGTCTATGTGCTGTTTCGTTTGTACGACGACGCGGGCAAACCGACCAACCGATCGCTGGTCGTGTGGACGACGACGCCATGGACCTTGCCCAGCAATATGTACGCAGCGGTTCACCCAACCGATGTCGACTATAGCGTCGTCCGCGATTCCGAAACGGGCGAAGAGTTGGTGTTGGCAACGAAGTTGGTCGAAACGGTTGCCGGTAAACTGAAACGCGAGTTGGAAGTCGTCGAGTCGTTGTCCGGCGCGTCGCTGATCGGGCGGCGCTATCAACCGCCCTTCGATGACTACGTGACCGCGACTGGTGATCCGACAGGTAAACTTGCCGTTGGTGGTGATACTGAACACAAGTATTGGCGCGTGGTTGCAGCGGATTTTGTGACCACGGAATCGGGGTCCGGTATCGTTCACCAGGCTCCGGCGTTCGGCGAGGTCGACCATGAAGTGTTGGTGTCCGAGCGAAGTCGATTCGTACAATCCGATGCACCGGAGTTGTTGTGTGCAGTCGGTCCGGACGGGAAATTCACCGATGAATTTTTACCGATGAAGGGCACGTGGGTCAAAGACGCGGACAAGCCGATCATCCGCTTGCTGAAAGAATCATCGCTATTGCTGATGCAGGAACAGTATCTGCACGAATATCCATTCTGTTGGCGGGCCAGCGAAGATCCGTTGATCCAGTATCCGCGTCGAAGCTGGTTTATCCAGACAACGAAGTTTCGCGATCTGATGCTGAAGAACAATTCCAAGATTGGGTGGCAGCCCGAGCATATCCGCGACGGACGCTTTGGAAACTTCTTGGAATCGAATGTCGATTGGGCGCTGTCGCGTGAACGGTACTGGGGCACGCCGCTGCCGATCTGGGTTTGCCAAGCGACCGGACAAGCCGAAGCCATCGATAGCTACGACCAATTGTTGGCCAAGCCCGGCGTCACGGGAACAGAAGTCTGGGACGCCGCCAAAGCAGCCAACCCAGAATTGGTCGACGATTTGCGTGTCCACAAACCGTACATCGACGCGGTCACTTACGATTCGCCGTTCGAGAAAGGCGCGCGGATGAAACGCGTCACCGAAGTCATCGATTGTTGGTACGACAGCGGCGCGATGCCGTTCGCCCAGTGGGGTTGGCCACACAAAAATGACGAGAAGTTCCGCGACCAGTTTCCGGCCGACTTCATCAGCGAAGCGCTCGACCAGACCCGAGGTTGGTTCTACAGCCAGTTGGCAATCAGCACGATGTTGTTCGGCGAAGGCGCGGCGATCAGCGATTCGAAGGCTCTGGACGCCGAGACGCGCACGACTACGCCGACGCTTGCTGGTTTCGATACCGACTATCCGATCCCCTTCCGCAACTGCATCGTGCTTGGATTGATGCTTGGCGAAGACGGGAAAAAAATGTCAAAGAAGGACAAGAACTTCCGCGAACCTGCCGAGATTTTTGACAAGTACGGTGCCGACGCGCTGCGTTGGTTCTTCTTCAGCAAACAAACGCCTTGGACTGCGATCCAATACAAGGAACAAGCGATCAAGGATTCGATCCCCGAGTTCTTGCTGCGGACTTGGAACACGTTCAGCTTCCTGACCATCTATGCCGAGATTGACGGATTCGATCCCACGACAGCCGTCGGTGCGGATGACCAACTGTCGCCCGCTTCGCTGGCGTCGGCGCCAACGTATCGCGATGCTTCCAAACGAAGTGAGATCGACCGCTGGATCTTGTCGGAACTGAACCAAACGATCGCAACGGTCACCGACAAGATGGACGCGCTCGACAACTACAACGCATGTAAAGCGATCACGGCTTTGGTCGACGGGCTGAGCAATTGGTATGTCCGACGCAGTCGCGATCGGTTCTGGGCCAAAGAAACGGACTCGCAAGACAAGGCCGACGCATACTGGACTTTGTACGAGACGCTGTTGGAATTGGCAAAGCTGGTCGCGCCGTTCGTTCCATTCTTGTCGGAAACCCTGTGGCAGAACCTGACCGCGCCGTTCGGTGATCGCGTCAAGAAAAGCGTTCATTTGTGCGACTATCCCGTCGCCGACGCCTCGCGTATCGATGCGAATTTGTCGGCATCGATGACGCTGCTTCGCGAGATCGCCTCGATGGGTCGGGCGGCACGTGCGGAAGCAAAATTGAAAGTGCGGTTGCCACTGTCGCGGGTCGAGGTGGTGCTGACAAATGATGCTCGGATCGCTTGGCTACAGAATCACGACGAACTTGTGCGTGAGGAACTGAACGTCAAATCGGTCGAGTACACGACCGAGGGCGACCAGTATGTCCAATACACCGTCGTGCCGAACTTTAAGCGGTTGGGCCCCAAAGTTGGCAAGCAAATTCCTGCGGTCAAAGCCGCACTCGCGAAAGCCGATGGCAACGAATTCTTGCAACAACTGTCGTCGCAAGGTTTCGTGACACTGTCGCTTCCGGGTGGGGACGTGAAATTGGATAGCGACGACATCGAAGTTCGTTTGCAAGCTCGCGAAGGTTGGGCAGCGGCTCAGGGGACTCAATGCGTTGTGGTGCTGAACACCGAAGTCACCGATGAACTGCGCCGTGAGGGTGTGGCAAAGGACTTGATTCGGACGATTCAAAGCCAACGCAAGGTAATCGCGTGCGAATACACCGATCGCATCCGCGTCGGCGTGGTCACCGATGAAGATGAAGTGACCGCCGCCATCGCCGAACACGGCGAAATGATCCGCAGCGAAACGCTTGCCGATGCTTTGGCGATCGGTGCGATCGACGCAGTAACGCCGGTCGAAACCGAATCGGGGAACGTCTATGTGTGCAAGGTGACCGCGTGA
- a CDS encoding RNA polymerase sigma factor encodes MADTSLSLLQRIKHSDDSEIWNRLDILYRPLLVAWMRKYDVQPSDADDLAQEVLWVVSKEVGTFEHNGRTGAFRAWIKTILVHRLRTFWRTRDRHPRTADGSDVVRRLAELDDPASDMSRLWDDEHDRHVAGQLMIQAERHFSPETWNAFKRVAIDGARADVAARELGMTLNAVFIAKSRVLSRLRQEAAGLVEHATTAGPEKKS; translated from the coding sequence ATGGCCGACACCTCGCTATCGCTTTTACAGCGAATCAAGCACTCCGATGATTCCGAAATTTGGAACCGTCTGGATATCCTGTATCGACCCTTGTTGGTCGCCTGGATGCGAAAGTACGACGTCCAGCCCAGCGACGCGGACGACCTGGCGCAGGAAGTTCTTTGGGTAGTTTCCAAAGAGGTCGGCACGTTCGAGCACAACGGACGAACGGGTGCGTTTCGGGCTTGGATAAAAACGATTCTTGTGCACCGATTGCGGACGTTCTGGCGTACCCGCGATCGCCACCCCCGCACCGCAGACGGATCCGACGTCGTCCGCCGCTTGGCCGAACTGGATGACCCGGCCAGTGATATGAGCCGGCTCTGGGACGACGAACACGACCGCCATGTGGCTGGCCAATTGATGATCCAAGCCGAACGGCATTTTTCGCCGGAAACCTGGAACGCCTTCAAGCGAGTCGCGATTGATGGAGCACGGGCTGACGTCGCGGCGCGGGAACTTGGAATGACGCTCAACGCGGTCTTTATCGCGAAATCGCGAGTTCTAAGCCGTCTTCGGCAAGAAGCGGCCGGGCTTGTCGAGCATGCCACGACGGCCGGACCCGAAAAGAAAAGTTAG